The genomic stretch CCGCGTACTGCGCGTCGACCGGACCCGGGCCACCCCCGCCGAACGCCTCAACGACGGCGTGGACTTCCACCCCACCGACCGCCGGGTGCTGCTCGGCCACCACTTCGCGGCCATCGCGGGCGCCGGGCCGCTGGTCGGGCCGGTGCTCGCCGCCCAGATGGGGTATCTGCCCGGCACCATCTGGATCATCGTCGGCGTCGTCTTCGCGGGCGCCGTGCAGGACATGGTCGTGCTGTTCTTCTCCACCCGGCGCGACGGCCGGTCGCTGGGGCAGATGGCCCGCGAGGAGATCGGCGTGTTCGGCGGGGCCGCCGCGCTGCTCGCCGCCTTCGCCATCATGATCATCCTGCTCGGCGTACTGGCGCTGATCATCGTCAACGCGCTGGCCCAGTCCCCCTGGGGCACCTTCTCCATCGGCATGACCATCCCCATCGCCCTGCTGATGGGCTTCTACCTGCGGGTACTGCGCCCGGGACGGGTCACCGAGGTCTCCCTGATCGGTGTCGCGCTGCTGGTGCTCGCGCTGGTGGCGGGCCGCTGGGTCGCCGACTCCCCGTGGGCCGGCACCTTCACGCTGGAGCCGAAGACGCTGGTCGTCTGGCTGGTGGCGTACGGGTTCATCGCGTCCGTGCTGCCGGTGTGGACGCTGCTGGCGCCGCGCGACTACCTCTCCACCTTCATGAAGATCGGCACGATCGCGCTGCTGGCGGTCGGTGTGCTGGTCACGCTGCCGAACCTGAAGATGGACGCGGTCACCCGCTTCGCCGGGCGCGGTGACGGCCCGGTCTTCGCGGGCTCGCTCTTCCCGTTCGTCTTCATCACCATCGCCTGCGGCGCGCTCTCCGGCTTCCACGCCCTGATCTCCTCCGGCACCACGCCCAAGATGGTGCAGAAGGAGACCCAGATCCGCATGATCGGCTACGGCTCGATGCTCATGGAGTCGTTCGTCGCGGTGATGGCGCTGGTCGCGGCGTCGATCATCGACCCGGGGCTGTACTTCGCGATGAACGCGCCGGCCGGCGTCATCGGCGACACCGTCCGGTCGGCCTCGCAGGCCGTCGCGCACTTCGGATACAGCATCTCCCCCGACCAGTTGGCGGCCGCGGCCAAGGCCGTCGAGGAGCAGACGCTGCTGTCCCGTACGGGCGGCGCGCCCACCCTCGCCGTGGGGGTGGCGGACATCTTCTCGCAGGTGTTCGGTGGGGCCGGGATGAAGGCGTTCTGGTACCACTTCGCGATCATGTTCGAGGCGCTGTTCATCCTCACCGCGCTGGACGCGGGCACCCGGGTGGGCCGCTTCATGCTCCAGGACATGCTGGGCAACGTCTACAAGCCGTTCCGCAGGGTGGGTTGGAAGCCGGGGCTGGTGCTGTGCAGCGCGGCCGTGGTCGCGCTGTGGGGGTACTTCCTGTGGGTCGGCGTGCACGAACCGCTGGGCGGCATCAACCAGCTCTTCCCGGTCTTCGGCATCGCCAACCAGCTGCTGGCGGCGGTGGCGCTGACCGTCTGCACGACCCTGCTGGTCAAGTCCGGGCGCCTGAAGTGGGCCTGGATCACGGGTGTTCCGCTCGTCTGGGACGCCGTCGTCACCCTCACCGCGAGCTGGCAGAAGGTCTTCTCCGGGGACCCCAAGGTCGGTTTCTTCACCCAGCGTTCGGTCTACCAGGACGCCATCGACGCCGGGAAGGTGCTGCCGCCCGCCAAGACCATGGACGACATGCACACCGTGGTCACCAACTCGACGGTGGACGGCGTGCTGTCGGCGGTCCTCGCGCTGCTGATCGTGGTGGTGATCGCGGACGCGGCCCGGGTGTGCGTGCGCCATCTGCGCGACCCGTCCGCGACCCGGCTCAGCGAGGCCCCGTACGTGGAGTCGGCGATCGTCGCGCCCGCCGGGCTGGTGGCCTCCAAGGAGGAGAAGGCGGAGCTGGCGGCGGCGGAGCGGAGCGGGCCGTGAGGGCGGCCGGGCGCGCGCTGCGCTGGATCCGGTGGTACGTACGGGAATTGACGGGCGAGAGCGCGTACGAGCACTACGTCGCTCATGTCCGGCAGCACCAGCCGGACGCGCCGGTCCCCAGCCGCCGGGAATTCGAGCGGCGGCGTGCCGCGGCGCGCGAGGGAGATCCCCGCTCGGGCTTCCGCTGCTGCTGAAAGTCCGCGCTCACAGCCGAGTAGGCCCGCGTTCACAAGTGCGACGGCGCGCACCGTTGCCGTACCGATATGCGGACAGGTAGTGACGCGTACAACTTCCGTGGCTTAAATTTCCTGCCCACCACCCGCGTGATCACCGGGGACCGCCAGGGAACGGAGCCGCGCCCATGCCAGAGCCGTCCGCATCAGCCGGAACACCAGCGGGCAGAGCCGCGCCGGTCATCACCCCCACCCGCGTGATCGCCGGGCTCTGCCTGGTCGCGCCCTTCGTGGCGATGCTGTGGGTGAGCTCGTACGCCAAGGTGGAGCCGACGCTCATCGGCATCCCGTTCTTCTACTGGTACCAGATGCTGTGGGTGCTGATCTCGACGGCGCTCACCACGGTCGCCTACAAGCTGGTCCAGCGTGAGCGGCGGCTGCGCAAGGGGGGTGCGGCGCGGTGAAGGACGGCGTGAACGGCGTCGCGCTCGCCGTCTTCATCTTCTTCTTCGTGGCCGTGACGGTCATGGGCTTCCTGGCGGCCCGCTGGCGCAAGGCCGAGCAGTCCGCCAACCTCGACGAATGGGGGCTGGGCGGGCGCAGTTTCGGCACCTGGGTGACCTGGTTCCTGCTGGGCGGCGACCTCTACACGGCGTACACCTTCGTGGCGGTGCCGGCGGCGATCTACGCGGCGGGCGCGGCCGGATTCTTCGCCGTCCCGTACACGATCCTCGTCTACCCGCTGATCTTCACCTTCCTGCCCCGCCTGTGGTCGGTCTCGCACAAGCACGGGTACGTGACCACCTCGGACTTCGTGCGCGGCCGGTTCGGCTCCAAGGGCCTGTCGCTGGCCGTGGCGCTCACCGGCATCCTCGCCACGATGCCGTACATCGCGCTGCAACTCGTCGGCATCCAGGCGGTGCTGGACGTGATGGGCGTCGGCGGCGGCGAGGACACGAACTGGTTCGTCAAGGACCTGCCGCTGCTGATCGCCTTCGGTGTGCTGGCGGCGTACACCTACAGCTCCGGGCTGCGGGCGCCCGCGCTGATCGCGTTCGTCAAGGACGGGCTGATCTACCTGGTCATCGCCGTCGCGATCGTCTACATCCCGATCAAGCTGGGCGGCTTCGACCACATCTTCGCGGTGGCGAAGGACGCCTTCGCGCAGAAGAATCCGGCGACCGGCAAACCGCGCGGGGAACTGGCCAGCGGCCCGAACGCGCAGTGGGCGTACGCGACGCTCGCGCTCGGCTCGGCGCTCGCGCTGTTCATGTACCCGCACTCGATCACCGCGACGCTCTCCTCGCGCAACCGCAATGTGATCCGCCGCAACACCACCATCCTGCCGCTGTACTCCCTGATGCTGGGGCTGCTCGCGCTGCTCGGGTTCATGGCGGTGGCGGCCGGGATCAAGGTGCAGAACGGGCAGCTGGCGATTCCGCAGCTGTTCGAGAACATGTTCCCGGACTGGTTCACGGGGGTGGCGTTCGCCGCGATCGGCATCGGCGCGCTGGTGCCCGCCGCGATCATGTCCATCGCCGCGGCGAACCTTTTCACCCGCAACATCTACAAGGACTTCCTCAAGCCGGGCGCCACGCCCGCCCAGGAACACAAGGTCGCCAAGCTGGTGTCGCTGCTGGTGAAGGTCGGCGCGCTGGTCTTCGTCCTGACGATGGACAAGACCGTCGCCATCAACTTCCAGCTGCTGGGCGGCATCTGGATCCTCCAGACCATGCCGGCCCTGGTGGGCGGCCTGTTCACCCGCTGGTTCCACCGGTGGGCACTGCTGGCCGGCTGGGCGGCGGGCATGATCTACGGGACGCTCGCGGCGTACGGGGTGGCCAGCCCCACGCAGCAGCACTTCGGCGGCTCCAGCGCGGAGATCCCCGGCATCGGCGAGATCGGCTACATCGGCCTGACCGCGTTCGTGCTGAACGTCCTGGTCACGGTCGTCCTGACGGTGGTGCTGCGCGCGGTCAAGGCCCCCGACGGCGTGGACGAGACGTCCCCCGAGGACTACACGGCGGACGCCGGTGACAAGGGCGTCCAGGTCGAGCTGCCGCCTGCCGCGGCGGGGGTGCCGGCGGGGCACTGAGGGGGCGGGGACGGTTGTCAGACCCCCGGTGCACACTGGGCCCATGGACATCACGATCAGGCCCGCGCGGCAGGAGGAGTTCGAGGAGATCGGCGAACTCCTCGTGGCCGCCTACGCGGCGGACGGACTGCTGGCCCTCGGGGCCGACGACCCGTATACGGACCAACTGCGCGCGGTCGCGGAGCGGGCCGAGAGCGCCGAGGTGCTGACGGCGGTCGACGCCGACGGCACGGTGCTGGGGGCGGTGACCTTCGCCGCCCC from Streptomyces albofaciens JCM 4342 encodes the following:
- a CDS encoding carbon starvation CstA family protein — its product is MRPAGQPRTAASPRKIAVWTAVALVGAAGWTLLALSRGEEVSAAWMVAAALGSYAIGYRFYARFIATRVLRVDRTRATPAERLNDGVDFHPTDRRVLLGHHFAAIAGAGPLVGPVLAAQMGYLPGTIWIIVGVVFAGAVQDMVVLFFSTRRDGRSLGQMAREEIGVFGGAAALLAAFAIMIILLGVLALIIVNALAQSPWGTFSIGMTIPIALLMGFYLRVLRPGRVTEVSLIGVALLVLALVAGRWVADSPWAGTFTLEPKTLVVWLVAYGFIASVLPVWTLLAPRDYLSTFMKIGTIALLAVGVLVTLPNLKMDAVTRFAGRGDGPVFAGSLFPFVFITIACGALSGFHALISSGTTPKMVQKETQIRMIGYGSMLMESFVAVMALVAASIIDPGLYFAMNAPAGVIGDTVRSASQAVAHFGYSISPDQLAAAAKAVEEQTLLSRTGGAPTLAVGVADIFSQVFGGAGMKAFWYHFAIMFEALFILTALDAGTRVGRFMLQDMLGNVYKPFRRVGWKPGLVLCSAAVVALWGYFLWVGVHEPLGGINQLFPVFGIANQLLAAVALTVCTTLLVKSGRLKWAWITGVPLVWDAVVTLTASWQKVFSGDPKVGFFTQRSVYQDAIDAGKVLPPAKTMDDMHTVVTNSTVDGVLSAVLALLIVVVIADAARVCVRHLRDPSATRLSEAPYVESAIVAPAGLVASKEEKAELAAAERSGP
- a CDS encoding YbdD/YjiX family protein produces the protein MRAAGRALRWIRWYVRELTGESAYEHYVAHVRQHQPDAPVPSRREFERRRAAAREGDPRSGFRCC
- a CDS encoding DUF3311 domain-containing protein, with the protein product MPEPSASAGTPAGRAAPVITPTRVIAGLCLVAPFVAMLWVSSYAKVEPTLIGIPFFYWYQMLWVLISTALTTVAYKLVQRERRLRKGGAAR
- the mctP gene encoding monocarboxylate uptake permease MctP is translated as MKDGVNGVALAVFIFFFVAVTVMGFLAARWRKAEQSANLDEWGLGGRSFGTWVTWFLLGGDLYTAYTFVAVPAAIYAAGAAGFFAVPYTILVYPLIFTFLPRLWSVSHKHGYVTTSDFVRGRFGSKGLSLAVALTGILATMPYIALQLVGIQAVLDVMGVGGGEDTNWFVKDLPLLIAFGVLAAYTYSSGLRAPALIAFVKDGLIYLVIAVAIVYIPIKLGGFDHIFAVAKDAFAQKNPATGKPRGELASGPNAQWAYATLALGSALALFMYPHSITATLSSRNRNVIRRNTTILPLYSLMLGLLALLGFMAVAAGIKVQNGQLAIPQLFENMFPDWFTGVAFAAIGIGALVPAAIMSIAAANLFTRNIYKDFLKPGATPAQEHKVAKLVSLLVKVGALVFVLTMDKTVAINFQLLGGIWILQTMPALVGGLFTRWFHRWALLAGWAAGMIYGTLAAYGVASPTQQHFGGSSAEIPGIGEIGYIGLTAFVLNVLVTVVLTVVLRAVKAPDGVDETSPEDYTADAGDKGVQVELPPAAAGVPAGH